Proteins from a genomic interval of Arachis hypogaea cultivar Tifrunner chromosome 10, arahy.Tifrunner.gnm2.J5K5, whole genome shotgun sequence:
- the LOC112715997 gene encoding uncharacterized protein, producing MGHMALAFSVLTKIFRMGFQPDIITLNTLIKGLCLSSKVEKALHFHDRLLAHGFHFDQVTYATLINGLCKTGHTAAAIQVLRKIPRYGIAPDVVMYSAIIDSLCKVTLVSDAFHLYSEMLAKGISPDVITYNTLTYGLCLAGQLKETIDLLNHMMLKNISPDVRTYNTLIDGLCKEGNIKDAKSVLAVMTKDAVEPTVVTYNCLMDGYCLVNELNKAKCIFDTMPHIGMTPNIQSYNIIINGLCKSKLMDDALNIFEEMRRKNLVPDTVTYNTLIDGLRKSRRISCASKLLVEMHSKGQPADIITYTSLLDGMFNIKQVDEALMLFNQMKKSGIDPNIFTYNILIHGLCKNGRLIEAKEIFQDLSVKNYHPNVRTYTIMINGLCKEGLFEEALALMSKMEDNGCLPNAVTFEIVIRALFEKGENDMAEKLLREMIARGLLNG from the coding sequence ATGGGTCATATGGCGCTTGCTTTCTCTGTATTGACCAAGATTTTCAGGATGGGTTTTCAGCCTGATATCATAACGTTGAATACACTCATTAAAGGTCTCTGTCTCTCTAGTAAGGTTGAAAAAGCACTGCATTTTCATGATAGATTGTTGGCTCATGGATTTCACTTCGACCAAGTCACTTATGCAACTTTGATTAATGGGCTTTGTAAGACCGGACACACAGCAGCTGCTATTCAAGTGTTGAGAAAGATTCCACGGTATGGGATTGCTCCTGATGTCGTCATGTACAGCGCAATTATTGATAGCTTGTGCAAGGTTACGCTTGTAAGTGATGCTTTTCATTTATACTCTGAAATGCTTGCTAAGGGAATCTCTCCCGATGTTATCACGTACAACACGCTAACTTATGGCTTGTGCCTTGCGGGCCAACTTAAGGAAACCATTGATTTACTAAATCATATGATGCTGAAAAACATCAGTCCAGATGTTCGTACCTATAACACTTTGATTGATGGACTATGTAAGGAGGGAAATATCAAAGATGCTAAGAGTGTGTTGGCTGTGATGACAAAAGATGCTGTGGAGCCAACTGTGGTTACTTATAATTGTTTAATGGATGGGTATTGCTTGGTTAACGAATTAAACAAGGCAAAATGTATATTCGACACAATGCCCCATATAGGAATGACTCCTAATATCCAAagttacaatattattattaatggctTGTGCAAAAGTAAATTGATGGATGATGCCTTGAATATCTTTGAAGAGATGCGTCGCAAGAACTTGGTTCCGGACACGGTAACTTACAATACTCTAATTGATGGCTTGAGAAAATCAAGGAGAATCTCTTGTGCTTCAAAGCTTCTTGTTGAGATGCATAGTAAAGGTCAACCTGCTGATATAATCACTTACACTTCCTTGTTGGATGGGAtgttcaatatcaaacaagttgaCGAGGCACTTATGTTATttaatcaaatgaaaaagagtgGCATTGATCCGAATATATTCACGTATAATATACTTATTCATGGCCTATGCAAAAATGGCAGACTTATAGAAGCAAAAGAGATTTTTCAAGATCTTTCCGTTAAAAACTATCATCCAAATGTGAGGACATACACTATTATGATCAATGGGCTTTGCAAAGAGGGCTTGTTTGAAGAAGCATTGGCCCTGATGTCAAAAATGGAAGACAATGGTTGCTTACCAAATGCTGTGACTTTTGAAATTGTTATTCGTGCTTTGTTTGAAAAAGGTGAGAATGACATGGCGGAGAAACTTCTTCGGGAAATGATTGCTAGAGGCTTATTGAATGGATGA